CCGGACGTTTGTCGCCTGGGAGTCGTTGGGCCTCTGGACGCGCGTGGCGGGGCTCCGGGCTGTGACCGTGGGGTGGAGGCCCGGTTCTGCCCCTGCCACTTGAGCCCgcccgcctgggctgggcctgcgcgccggctcctgtgcgtcccaggtgtcccgatccgcggtgccgcctccggtctccagcacccgagggcggcgggggaggtggcgcgggtcctctacccggtgcgctccccgccgcaggcaaccccggtgcggtcgcgactaccccacgcctcgggctcccgcgccaccgcgtgtcaggcgttcacctcctggggtcgtggcccgctgctgcacgactcgggggtgggggggaagcggTGAGGCTGAGGCAGTCTCTCCCTCGGTGACTGCCGCTGTTCTTGTCGTTGTCTCCGTGAGGCGTGTCGCGCCGTGGTGATCGATGTGGTGATGTCGCGCTCTCCTTGGCCGGGCCTAAGCCGTGCCAGGCGAGGGACGGGCGTTTGTGTCAAACGGGCCCGCTCTTCTCGCTCTGCCCACGGgcccctcgcctctcctccccgcccgtcggtggtgtgtggaaggcaggggtgcggaaCCCGGCCCGACCTCGCTCTCCCACCCTCTGCCTTGTGGCGTCGGTGGGGCCGAGGTCTTTGTGACGCAGTGGACACTCCGCGTGGCCTCTCGGCCGCGTCTGGCGAGTGGGCCTGCCCGAGGTGGGGTGGGCCGTGCCGCCGCCGCACCACACGCTCCcccgggtgtgtgggtgtgtgtcgccCGGTCCTTGGTGGTGCCCCTGGAGCGCTCCAGGTCGTCCGTCAGGTGCCTGAGGCCGAGCGGTGGTGTCGTTTCCCGTTTCCAGCGACCCCTTCGGGTCACCGCTACGATGGTGTGTCTGAGGCGAGACGGGGGTCCAGTCGGTAGGGGAGGCATGCCCGTTTCCCCTCGCGGGGGCGGGTGCCTCGTCGTCCCACCGGCCTGCCGCGTGGAGACTGACTGGCTGGGTGCACGCCGTGTGTCCTCCGTCGCTGGGGCTGGCACGCGGGTGCGTTGAGCGATCTCGGCGGGCCGAGCCAGCGGCATGGCGCTGGCTGTCTTTCGAGGGGTGCCGGTTAGCTGGCACCTCCTttgggctctctgcttctttgtcggTTTCACCTGACGGAAGCTCTGAGTTCCAGGCGTCGCGGGTGCCCCGTAAAGCTTTGATGAGCCCCGTGATGTCAGACGAGAGGAGGAGCCCGTGGAAGCGCGGGCTCGTGGCCCTGACCGCGAACGCTCGGATTTGCCCCGTGCTTACCCATACCGCAGACCCCCGCATAGCCCCGGCACCCAGGAGTGCCCTCGCGGTCCCGACGGGGGACGATGGGTGGGTGCGACGCGCCCTCGGCGAGAAAGCCTTCTCTAGCGATCCGAGAGGGTGCCTTTGGGGTTCCCGGatcccccagctgctgcccctcCTTCTCCGCGCGTGGTAGCCGGTGGTGTGACCACCGTTTGCGTGTGGGCAGAGCCGCCCTTTGCCTACCGCGGCCGGCGCCTCCCCTCACCGAGTCGGGGGAGGGTCCCGCCCGGCCGGCGTCCGGCGTCTGGCGTCTGGCGCGGGGCCGCGCGTGTGCGTGCGCGCGGCCCGCCCGCCGCGTGCCTGGGGTGTGGGGCAAGAGCCCCGTCCGGGCGCCGCCCGCTCTCGCGCGGGGAGCGGCTAGCTCTCCGCCCGCTCCCGTGACGAGCCGCAGCCGGTGGTGGTGTGCGGGCACGGTCCGGGGTACCGCGCCCCGGGCGTGTGTTCCCTCGGGGGCGCGAGCCCCGGAGCGGGCCAGGCGGATGGACGGGGTGGGCGGAAGGGACGGCTCCCGCGGTGGGGGCGTCTCGCAGGGGCCCCGGCGGTGGGGCCGAGCCGAGGGAGGCGCAAGGGTGGCCGAGGCCGGCCGGCGTCACGGGCGTCACGGGACCGCCTCCGAGTGTCGGTGGCGGTGGGATCCCGTGCCTGTTTTCCTGGTGGCCCGTCCGCGCCCGAGGCCTTCCCCAGGCCGCCTCCCTGCGTGCCCGCTGCCCTTCGTCGCGGTCCCTGGCGTGCGCGCGCCGTCCTCCCCGTGCGCGCCGACCTCCTCCTGCCCGGACAGGTGCCCGACCGCAATGGCCACCCCCTGGGACCCGAACGGGCCTCGCCGCGCGGGTGTCGCCTCCGGCTACCAGGGCCGGTGGTGTCCCCGGGTGAGGTGCTCTCGGTCCCGACGGGGGGGTTTGGCCGTGCCGGGTCATCGGCCGGCGGGGGATGTCGTCGCGTGTGCGGGAGAGTGTTGGCCGTGGTGGTGGCCGGGCCGGGCACCCCCGCGAGAGGTGCCGGGGTTTCCCCGAGGCCCGTCGATGTCCCGGGTGCCGCGGGACCGCTCCTCGTGCTGGAGGACCCTGGCGGTGAGAGCCCGTGTGTACCCCGGCCGTCGACTCGCCCCCGGAGGTTCTTTTTTCCCGTCTCCTTCTTCGACCTCCCGAGCGTCTCTCGCGGCGGTGCACGGCCCGCCTCTTCTCCGCCGCCTTCCCGGCGCCTCCCCTTCGCCGCCAGCCGTCTCACGCGCCCTCCCCGTCCAGTCCGGCTGCCGAACCGGGGCCGCGCACCGGGTGCGGGTCACCGCCCGGGCCCGCCGCGTCCTCCCCCgtgcccgccgccgccacccgcgcgacggcagcgttgcgtgcgggcgggggcgccgTCCCCCCGGCAGGCGCCCCGTTCCGGCGCGCGTGCTCGTCTGAGCGCGAGTCGGGTCCCGGCCAGCCGTCGTGACCGCGGTCGCCGCGCCGCCCCCCTCCGGGGGTGGGCCGGGCCTCGGCCCGGTCCCCGCCCGCGGGGGCGTGCGCTCGGCCGGCCGTCCGGCCTCGACGCGACTGCCTGGTGCCCCGTCCGCGCTCCCGCGTTGCCGATCGGGGCCACCCCGGGGGCCGCCCCCGCCTCTCCACGCTGCCGcgcgcgcgccctcgcgcgccgggcgggcggcgagTCGGCCTCGCCGCCGGTGACTCGCGGCGCCGGGCGGGGTCTGCCGCCCCCGCACCCCCCGTTGGTCGGTGGGTGCCGCCgctgcgcgcgcgcgcgccccgcgccccgcgccccgcgtcCGTCGTGACGCCCGGCCCGCCTCGAGAGACGGAGAGCGAGGCAGGCATCGCCGCCTGcctgccgcccggccccgccgtggcggcgcgctctctcggctcgccgcgctcctacctggttgatcctgccagtagcatatgcttgtctcaaagattaagccatgcatgtctaagtacgcacggccggtacagtgaaactgcgaatggctcattaaatcagttatggttcctttggtcgctcgctcctctcctacttggataactgtggtaattctagagctaatacatgccgacgggcgctgacccccttcgcgggggggatgcgtgcatttatcagatcaaaaccaacccggtcagcctccccccggccccggccggggggcgggcgccggcggctttggtgactctagataacctcgggccgatcgcacgccccccgtggcggcgacgacccattcgaacgtctgccctatcaactttcgatggtagtcgctgtgcctaccatggtgaccacgggtgacggggaatcagggttcgattccggagagggagcctgagaaacggctaccacatccaaggaaggcagcaggcgcgcaaattacccactcccgacccggggaggtagtgacgaaaaataacaatacaggactctttcgaggccctgtaattggaatgagtccactttaaatccttccgcgaggatccattggagggcaagtctggtgccagcagccgcggtaattccagctccaatagcgtatattaaagttgctgcagttaaaaagctcgtagttggatcttgggagcgggcgggcggtccgccgcgaggcgagccaccgcccgtccccgccccttgcctctcggcgccccctcgatgctcttagctgagtgtcccgcggggcccgaagcgtttactttgaaaaaattagagtgttcaaagcaggcccgagccgcctggataccgcagctaggaataatggaataggaccgcggttctattttgttggttttcggaactgaggccatgattaagagggacggccgggggcattcgtattgcgccgctagaggtgaaattcttggaccggcgcaagacggaccagagcgaaagcatttgccaagaatgttttcattaatcaagaacgaaagtcggaggttcgaagacgatcagataccgtcgtagttccgaccataaacgatgccgactggcgatgcggcggcgttattcccatgacccgccgggcagcttccgggaaaccaaagtctttgggttccggggggagtatggttgcaaagctgaaacttaaaggaattgacggaagggcaccaccaggagtggagcctgcggcttaatttgactcaacacgggaaacctcacccggcccggacacggacaggattgacagattgatagctctttctcgattccgtgggtggtggtgcatggccgttcttagttggtggagcgatttgtctggttaattccgataacgaacgagactctggcatgctaactagttacgcgacccccgagcggtcggcgtcccccaacttcttagagggacaagtggcgttcagccacccgagattgagcaataacaggtctgtgatgcccttagatgtccggggctgcacgcgcgctacactgactggctcagcgtgtgcctaccctacgccggcaggcgcgggtaacccgttgaaccccattcgtgatggggatcggggattgcaattattccccatgaacgaggaattcccagtaagtgcgggtcataagcttgcgttgattaagtccctgccctttgtacacaccgcccgtcgctactaccgattggatggtttagtgaggccctcggatcggccccgccggggtcggcccacggccctggcggagcgctgagaagacggtcgaacttgactatctagaggaagtaaaagtcgtaacaaggtttccgtaggtgaacctgcggaaggatcattaacggagagagcggc
Above is a window of Diceros bicornis minor isolate mBicDic1 chromosome 32, mDicBic1.mat.cur, whole genome shotgun sequence DNA encoding:
- the LOC131395920 gene encoding collagen alpha-2(I) chain-like yields the protein MPASLSVSRGGPGVTTDAGRGARGARARSGGTHRPTGGAGAADPARRRESPAARPTRRPPGARGRARGSVERRGRPPGWPRSATRERGRGTRQSRRGRTAGRAHAPAGGDRAEARPTPGGGRRGDRGHDGWPGPDSRSDEHARRNGAPAGGTAPPPARRVRRLAAKGRRREGGGEEAGRAPPRETLGRSKKETGKKNLRGRVDGRGTHGLSPPGSSSTRSGPAAPGTSTGLGETPAPLAGVPGPATTTANTLPHTRRHPPPADDPARPNPPVGTESTSPGDTTGPGSRRRHPRGEARSGPRGWPLRSGTCPGRRRSARTGRTARARQGPRRRAAGTQGGGLGKASGADGPPGKQARDPTATDTRRRSRDARDAGRPRPPLRLPRLGPTAGAPARRPHRGSRPFRPPRPSAWPAPGLAPPREHTPGARYPGPCPHTTTGCGSSRERAES